A part of Primulina eburnea isolate SZY01 chromosome 10, ASM2296580v1, whole genome shotgun sequence genomic DNA contains:
- the LOC140803905 gene encoding transcription factor TCP17 isoform X1, with product MKEYSNKTISQNELNSISVDTVDFLQVDRLIMNTREKDSTRTEKDDLDDRNSTKLFPKINPTSSSRQWSSYKNPRIVRVSRAFGCKDRHSKVCTIRGLRDRRIRLSVPTAVLLYELQDRLGLSQPSKVVDWLLDATKHEIDKLPPLPTIPINNTSHESSSNPQIISLSQTDQPFLGLNQAKEKWISPHQDQEVYGEFVAQNLFPLNSQQPSFPYMPYNSFIHNWDPSNLSLSQFGGGFSFSNQTDQGHSSHNNLMPSVSSSSQFFLPSIVPPFNPPYITTSMESDLRQNNHLQQQNSAFHLISSPLKLYGLNMNSKTALQSQDNKAERGDEDNRNSQRQ from the coding sequence ATGAAAGAATATAGCAACAAAACTATTTCCCAAAATGAACTGAATTCGATTTCTGTCGATACCGTTGATTTCTTGCAGGTGGATCGGTTGATCATgaatacaagagaaaaagaTAGCACTCGGACGGAAAAAGACGACCTAGATGATAGGAATAGCACCAAGCTGTTTCCCAAGATTAATCCTACATCTTCTTCAAGACAATGGTCAAGCTACAAAAACCCAAGAATTGTTCGTGTATCGCGTGCTTTTGGATGCAAAGACAGACACAGTAAAGTGTGTACCATAAGGGGATTGAGGGATCGACGAATTAGGCTCTCCGTGCCTACCGCGGTTCTGTTGTATGAACTACAAGACAGGCTTGGTTTAAGCCAACCTAGTAAAGTTGTAGATTGGCTGCTGGATGCAACGAAACACGAGATCGATAAGCTTCCCCCTCTTCCAACTATACCTATAAACAACACTTCACATGAATCATCTTCTAACCCTCAAATAATATCCCTATCTCAGACAGATCAACCCTTTTTGGGACTCAATCAAGCAAAAGAGAAATGGATTTCACCCCATCAAGATCAAGAGGTTTATGGGGAATTTGTGGCCCAAAACTTGTTTCCATTAAACAGTCAACAACCCTCTTTCCCATACATGCCATACAACTCTTTTATCCACAATTGGGATCCTTCAAACTTATCCTTATCCCAATTCGGAGGAGGGTTTTCGTTCTCCAACCAAACGGATCAAGGTCATTCATCTCACAACAATCTTATGCCATCTGTCTCATCGAGTTCTCAGTTCTTTTTACCTTCCATTGTTCCACCTTTTAATCCTCCATACATCACCACATCAATGGAGAGTGATTTGAGGCAAAACAATCATTTGCAGCAACAAAATTCAGCCTTTCACTTGATTAGTTCTCCACTGAAATTGTATGGACTGAACATGAACTCGAAAACAGCTCTTCAGTCACAGGACAACAAAGCCGAAAGAGGAGATGAAGACAACAGAAATTCTCAAAGACAATAA
- the LOC140803905 gene encoding transcription factor TCP17 isoform X2: MNTREKDSTRTEKDDLDDRNSTKLFPKINPTSSSRQWSSYKNPRIVRVSRAFGCKDRHSKVCTIRGLRDRRIRLSVPTAVLLYELQDRLGLSQPSKVVDWLLDATKHEIDKLPPLPTIPINNTSHESSSNPQIISLSQTDQPFLGLNQAKEKWISPHQDQEVYGEFVAQNLFPLNSQQPSFPYMPYNSFIHNWDPSNLSLSQFGGGFSFSNQTDQGHSSHNNLMPSVSSSSQFFLPSIVPPFNPPYITTSMESDLRQNNHLQQQNSAFHLISSPLKLYGLNMNSKTALQSQDNKAERGDEDNRNSQRQ; encoded by the coding sequence ATgaatacaagagaaaaagaTAGCACTCGGACGGAAAAAGACGACCTAGATGATAGGAATAGCACCAAGCTGTTTCCCAAGATTAATCCTACATCTTCTTCAAGACAATGGTCAAGCTACAAAAACCCAAGAATTGTTCGTGTATCGCGTGCTTTTGGATGCAAAGACAGACACAGTAAAGTGTGTACCATAAGGGGATTGAGGGATCGACGAATTAGGCTCTCCGTGCCTACCGCGGTTCTGTTGTATGAACTACAAGACAGGCTTGGTTTAAGCCAACCTAGTAAAGTTGTAGATTGGCTGCTGGATGCAACGAAACACGAGATCGATAAGCTTCCCCCTCTTCCAACTATACCTATAAACAACACTTCACATGAATCATCTTCTAACCCTCAAATAATATCCCTATCTCAGACAGATCAACCCTTTTTGGGACTCAATCAAGCAAAAGAGAAATGGATTTCACCCCATCAAGATCAAGAGGTTTATGGGGAATTTGTGGCCCAAAACTTGTTTCCATTAAACAGTCAACAACCCTCTTTCCCATACATGCCATACAACTCTTTTATCCACAATTGGGATCCTTCAAACTTATCCTTATCCCAATTCGGAGGAGGGTTTTCGTTCTCCAACCAAACGGATCAAGGTCATTCATCTCACAACAATCTTATGCCATCTGTCTCATCGAGTTCTCAGTTCTTTTTACCTTCCATTGTTCCACCTTTTAATCCTCCATACATCACCACATCAATGGAGAGTGATTTGAGGCAAAACAATCATTTGCAGCAACAAAATTCAGCCTTTCACTTGATTAGTTCTCCACTGAAATTGTATGGACTGAACATGAACTCGAAAACAGCTCTTCAGTCACAGGACAACAAAGCCGAAAGAGGAGATGAAGACAACAGAAATTCTCAAAGACAATAA